Proteins encoded together in one Aminipila butyrica window:
- a CDS encoding BKACE family enzyme, with translation MAKKTIITVATTGAWPSKKDNPNLPLTPQEIAEDVYKCYQAGAAVCHLHMRDDEGKGTMDTKKFEETVKRIKEMCDIVINCTTSGDLNATDETRQAHLRSIRPELASYDCGSMNWQHNSLFINHPKFLEELGKTMQECGVKPEIEIFDAGMIYNSTYYLKKGILKAPLHYQFVLGAAGGSAATVENLCYLKNLIPEGSTWSALGVGKGHVPILMAAIAMGGHVRVGMEDNVYYAPGVLAESNAQLVNRAADFIRLAGNEVATSADAREILGI, from the coding sequence ATGGCAAAGAAGACGATCATTACAGTGGCCACCACAGGAGCATGGCCATCCAAGAAAGACAATCCAAACCTTCCGCTGACTCCTCAGGAAATCGCGGAGGATGTGTACAAGTGCTATCAAGCTGGAGCCGCCGTCTGCCACCTGCATATGCGGGATGATGAAGGCAAAGGCACCATGGATACCAAGAAGTTTGAGGAAACGGTAAAACGGATTAAGGAAATGTGTGATATAGTCATAAACTGCACGACCAGTGGAGATTTGAATGCTACTGATGAAACGCGTCAGGCGCACTTGCGGAGTATCCGGCCTGAATTGGCATCCTATGATTGTGGGTCCATGAACTGGCAGCATAACAGCTTATTCATCAACCACCCTAAATTTTTGGAAGAACTCGGAAAGACTATGCAAGAATGCGGGGTTAAGCCGGAAATTGAAATCTTTGATGCCGGCATGATTTACAATTCCACCTATTACCTGAAAAAGGGCATTCTGAAAGCCCCGCTGCATTATCAGTTTGTGCTGGGAGCAGCAGGAGGTTCTGCGGCTACCGTAGAAAATCTCTGCTACTTAAAGAATCTTATCCCAGAGGGCTCTACCTGGTCTGCCCTAGGTGTAGGAAAAGGACACGTGCCAATTCTCATGGCAGCTATTGCCATGGGCGGTCATGTACGAGTAGGGATGGAAGACAATGTTTATTATGCGCCTGGTGTGCTGGCTGAATCCAATGCACAGCTGGTAAATCGGGCGGCAGACTTCATTCGGTTGGCTGGAAATGAGGTCGCTACTTCCGCAGATGCCAGAGAAATTTTGGGAATTTAG
- a CDS encoding adenine nucleotide alpha hydrolase family protein, whose amino-acid sequence MKNVMVCVTQQRTCERLIKYGHGFLGGDEGELFIIHVAHYQFKFLGNHQEGEALEYLYEKALEYGANLTVVRSNHVLDTLVDLVDKNSISHVILGESGEMKAEDNLVDSFREAIREKAELIVVPA is encoded by the coding sequence ATGAAGAATGTTATGGTTTGCGTGACCCAACAGAGAACCTGCGAAAGGCTGATCAAGTATGGACATGGGTTTCTCGGAGGGGATGAAGGGGAGCTGTTCATCATACATGTGGCCCATTATCAGTTCAAATTCCTGGGCAACCACCAGGAGGGAGAGGCTTTGGAATACCTCTATGAAAAGGCATTGGAATACGGTGCGAATTTAACGGTAGTCCGGTCCAATCACGTATTGGATACCTTGGTAGATCTGGTGGATAAAAACAGCATTTCTCATGTGATTTTAGGGGAATCGGGTGAGATGAAGGCAGAGGACAATCTGGTGGATTCTTTTAGAGAAGCCATTCGGGAAAAAGCAGAGTTAATCGTAGTACCAGCCTAG
- a CDS encoding DMT family transporter, protein MEKKKTFIYGSMLLVECFFWGVGNPVMKIGLTVIPPLFCLSIRYILAVLLFLPFLGKRVFAHVTLKQLPIYMLIAAFTAGSFITSAFSLMHTTATNSGFLMSTAVIFTPFLSYFILKSKLDKKHIIPILIVIVGLFLLCSGGGAFSFGLGEFLAVLCSISGAGMLVFSSKYLQDMDPLVTTVMQTLFTGLFCLIFSLAFEDRPSLSEIPMLGWGVIVYLAVGCTCIAYVFQNLALRHVPATYAALAFCSEPIFTAIASYFMLGEQLSAKGLIGAGLIMISIIIGSLLPEELPESIQHPDTPDSIDQPEALHAKVGQVQVLPPQQP, encoded by the coding sequence ATGGAAAAGAAAAAGACGTTTATATATGGTTCGATGCTGTTAGTAGAATGTTTCTTCTGGGGCGTAGGTAATCCGGTCATGAAAATTGGGCTGACGGTCATTCCGCCGCTTTTTTGCCTGTCCATCCGCTATATCCTAGCGGTTCTCCTGTTTCTGCCGTTTTTGGGAAAACGGGTCTTCGCCCACGTGACTCTCAAACAGCTGCCGATTTATATGCTTATTGCCGCTTTTACGGCAGGCTCGTTTATCACCTCAGCCTTTTCGTTGATGCACACTACGGCCACCAACTCAGGCTTTCTCATGTCGACCGCGGTTATCTTTACACCCTTTCTATCGTACTTTATCTTAAAATCTAAATTAGATAAAAAACATATCATACCGATTCTCATCGTCATCGTTGGTTTATTTTTGTTGTGCAGCGGCGGCGGAGCCTTCTCCTTTGGGCTGGGAGAATTCTTGGCGGTGCTGTGTTCCATCTCCGGAGCAGGCATGCTGGTATTTAGTTCCAAGTATCTTCAAGATATGGACCCTTTGGTAACCACCGTTATGCAGACCTTGTTTACGGGTTTATTTTGTCTGATTTTTTCCTTAGCCTTTGAGGATCGTCCGTCTCTGTCTGAGATTCCCATGCTCGGCTGGGGTGTTATCGTTTACCTGGCGGTAGGCTGCACCTGCATCGCTTATGTTTTTCAGAATCTGGCTCTGCGCCATGTGCCGGCCACCTATGCTGCTCTGGCCTTCTGTTCAGAACCCATTTTCACCGCCATCGCTTCTTATTTTATGCTGGGAGAGCAGTTGTCCGCCAAGGGATTAATCGGTGCAGGACTAATCATGATCAGCATCATCATCGGTTCTCTTTTACCCGAGGAACTGCCAGAATCCATCCAGCATCCTGATACGCCCGATTCAATAGATCAGCCGGAAGCTTTACATGCTAAAGTTGGGCAGGTTCAAGTCCTGCCCCCTCAGCAGCCATAA
- a CDS encoding bifunctional glycosyltransferase family 2/GtrA family protein, whose protein sequence is MSKEKGQNLVVIPSLEPDDRLLQYVQELNSYGLTDIILVDDGSGEEYQWIFKKLEESCIVLHHEKNQGKGCALKTGFQYIKDNFHHVTCVVTADSDGQHAAEDVYQLVKEAGKYPDSLTLGVRDFAILGLPTKSWVGNRFSSFLFEALYGQRLCDTQTGLRAFCPQLLDFMLQVKGARFEYEIQMLISCVRSGVPLITKPIQVIYEDNNAGTHFKPVGDSLRVVGTLLSSFMLFLLSSISSAAVDLGIAWFLMDLLRPLLQQQLFLRIFTATMAARVISIGVNYLLNRYLVFREGKSSNRSLWRYLILCVVVLSLSATGVYVLNRGFSINEKIGKIICDGVLFLVSYRVQQRWVFKKGDETIDEQGSKSSGTSST, encoded by the coding sequence ATGAGTAAAGAAAAAGGTCAGAACCTTGTAGTGATTCCCTCTCTTGAGCCGGACGACAGGCTTTTGCAGTACGTGCAGGAGCTGAATTCCTATGGCTTGACAGATATCATCCTTGTGGATGACGGCTCCGGAGAGGAATACCAATGGATCTTTAAAAAATTGGAAGAATCTTGTATAGTCCTGCACCATGAAAAAAATCAGGGAAAGGGCTGTGCGCTTAAAACAGGATTTCAATATATAAAAGACAATTTTCACCACGTTACCTGTGTGGTCACGGCGGACTCCGACGGTCAGCATGCTGCGGAAGATGTCTACCAGCTGGTAAAAGAGGCGGGAAAATACCCGGACTCCCTCACTTTGGGAGTCCGGGATTTTGCTATTTTAGGGCTACCTACCAAATCTTGGGTAGGTAACCGCTTTTCCTCCTTCCTGTTTGAAGCCTTGTATGGCCAAAGACTGTGTGATACGCAGACCGGCTTGCGAGCCTTTTGTCCGCAGCTGCTGGATTTCATGCTGCAAGTGAAGGGGGCTCGATTTGAATATGAGATACAGATGCTGATTTCCTGTGTCCGCTCGGGGGTTCCGTTGATCACCAAGCCTATACAGGTAATCTATGAAGATAACAACGCGGGCACACACTTTAAGCCGGTTGGGGATAGTCTGCGGGTGGTAGGGACATTACTGTCCAGTTTTATGCTATTTCTGCTGTCCTCTATCTCTAGTGCGGCCGTAGATTTGGGTATTGCGTGGTTTTTAATGGATTTGCTGCGCCCCCTTTTACAGCAGCAGCTGTTTTTGCGGATTTTTACTGCAACGATGGCGGCGCGAGTGATTTCAATTGGTGTAAATTATCTACTGAACCGGTATCTTGTGTTTCGGGAAGGTAAATCCAGCAATAGAAGTCTATGGCGGTATTTGATTCTGTGTGTTGTTGTTTTATCCCTATCGGCTACAGGTGTTTATGTTCTGAATAGAGGATTTTCAATAAATGAAAAAATCGGTAAAATCATTTGTGATGGAGTATTGTTTCTAGTAAGTTATCGCGTGCAACAAAGATGGGTATTTAAAAAAGGGGATGAGACTATTGATGAGCAAGGAAGTAAAAGCAGCGGCACAAGCAGCACATAA
- the dinB gene encoding DNA polymerase IV — MDRTIIHCDMNGFYASVELLERPDLKNVPMAVSGSPDNRHGIILAKNELAKRCGVVTAETIWSAKKKCPQLQLVRPHHDKYKKYSQLINQIYDRFTDMVEPFSIDESWLDVTGSLQLFGSGTAIADQIRTTVKEELGLTLSAGVSYNKIFAKMGSEYKKPDATTLISRDNYKELLWPMDVSDMFFVGTATADKLRRSGIATIGDLATANLSVLQGLLGKQGGLLYDYANGLDESPVAYAYEKQKIKSVGNGTTFRRNLESAADIQTALKALSDTVSSRLRAYGMKAGGVKVDIKDPYFKTISRQRQLESATNITEEIYTAAYSLLKASWQLGKPIRLLTVTGINLTDEDEAEQLSLFARNVQDRQKSSDLDKAMDTIRSKFGGQAITYGGILKNDLGIHWIEENEEEE; from the coding sequence ATGGACAGAACGATTATACATTGCGATATGAATGGCTTTTATGCGTCGGTGGAATTGTTAGAACGGCCCGACTTAAAAAACGTGCCCATGGCTGTCAGCGGCAGCCCGGACAACCGGCACGGCATCATCCTCGCCAAAAACGAGCTGGCCAAACGCTGTGGGGTGGTTACCGCAGAAACCATCTGGTCTGCCAAAAAGAAATGTCCGCAGCTGCAACTGGTACGACCTCACCACGACAAATATAAAAAGTATTCTCAGCTGATTAACCAAATTTACGACCGCTTCACCGACATGGTAGAGCCTTTCAGCATTGATGAATCCTGGCTGGATGTCACCGGCAGCCTTCAGCTCTTCGGCAGCGGCACAGCCATCGCCGACCAGATTCGGACAACAGTAAAAGAGGAGCTGGGCCTGACGCTGTCTGCCGGGGTATCCTACAACAAGATATTTGCCAAAATGGGCAGCGAATACAAAAAACCCGATGCCACCACCCTCATCAGCCGGGATAACTACAAAGAGCTGCTGTGGCCCATGGACGTATCCGACATGTTCTTCGTCGGGACTGCTACAGCAGACAAGCTGAGGCGGTCTGGCATTGCCACCATCGGCGATCTAGCCACAGCCAATCTCAGCGTTCTCCAAGGCCTTCTAGGCAAACAGGGGGGCCTCCTCTACGATTACGCCAACGGCCTGGATGAAAGCCCCGTCGCCTACGCCTACGAAAAGCAGAAAATCAAATCGGTCGGCAATGGCACCACCTTCCGCCGGAACTTGGAGAGCGCCGCCGACATACAAACCGCCCTGAAAGCCCTGTCGGACACCGTGTCCAGCCGGCTGCGCGCTTACGGTATGAAAGCTGGGGGCGTAAAAGTGGATATCAAAGACCCTTATTTTAAGACCATTTCCCGCCAGCGTCAGCTGGAATCCGCCACCAACATCACAGAAGAAATCTACACCGCCGCTTACAGCCTGCTAAAGGCCTCCTGGCAACTGGGTAAGCCCATTCGACTGCTCACCGTGACAGGCATCAATCTGACGGATGAAGATGAGGCGGAGCAGCTAAGCCTCTTTGCCCGAAATGTTCAGGATCGGCAGAAAAGCAGCGACTTAGATAAAGCCATGGATACCATCCGCAGCAAGTTTGGCGGCCAGGCGATTACCTATGGGGGAATTCTCAAAAATGATCTGGGCATTCATTGGATAGAAGAAAATGAAGAAGAAGAGTAA
- a CDS encoding DEAD/DEAH box helicase, translating into MENLNFKELQLSDSMRKALDFMGFEEATPIQSKAIPVAMAGHDVIGQAQTGTGKTCAFGIPAVEQIDTKHQGVQVLVLCPTRELAIQVSEEFRSLCKYKKGIKSLAIYGGQSIDRQIIALKGKPQIIIGTPGRIMDHMRRRTLKFQNLKMVVLDEADEMLNMGFREDIDTIFSELPEERQTMLFSATMPKGILEISNLYMKDPQHVVTLQKEVTIDTIDQYYIEVREGSKLELLCRLIDAKNLKLGIIFCNTKWKVDELCTSLQARGYSAEALHGDMKQRERDRVMNKFRKGQVELLIATDVAARGIDVNNVEAVFNYDIPNDSEYYVHRIGRTGRAGKKGVSYSFVFGRDIYRLKDIERYTKSRIIQTKPPTISSIETMKLQAATEEVMATLQAGGFSKYTEAIEQILQERDDITTLDIAAALFKMKFSDLDSRNYEESELDNDFTMNKRDRFNNLIKNKGGDGRQKNRSGYRPDKNRNRDRKRDDRRGKDGGREGSRGRSSR; encoded by the coding sequence ATGGAAAATTTAAATTTTAAAGAGCTACAGTTGTCGGATTCCATGCGAAAGGCATTGGACTTTATGGGGTTTGAAGAGGCAACTCCGATACAGTCTAAGGCTATTCCTGTGGCGATGGCAGGTCATGACGTCATCGGTCAAGCGCAGACTGGTACGGGAAAGACTTGTGCCTTTGGTATCCCAGCAGTAGAGCAGATTGACACCAAGCATCAGGGCGTTCAGGTGCTGGTTCTGTGCCCGACTAGGGAACTGGCCATTCAGGTGTCTGAGGAGTTCAGAAGCCTCTGCAAGTACAAGAAAGGCATTAAGTCCCTGGCTATCTACGGCGGACAGTCTATCGATCGGCAGATTATTGCGTTAAAGGGCAAGCCTCAGATTATCATCGGTACGCCGGGACGGATTATGGATCACATGAGACGGCGGACTCTCAAATTCCAAAATTTGAAGATGGTTGTTCTGGACGAAGCAGACGAAATGTTGAATATGGGATTCCGAGAAGATATTGACACCATCTTTTCAGAACTGCCGGAAGAGCGGCAGACCATGCTGTTTTCAGCGACCATGCCAAAGGGAATCCTGGAGATTTCCAACTTGTATATGAAAGATCCGCAACACGTGGTAACCCTCCAGAAGGAAGTTACCATCGATACCATCGATCAGTATTACATTGAAGTACGAGAAGGCTCAAAGTTGGAATTGCTGTGCCGTCTCATCGATGCCAAGAACTTAAAACTGGGCATCATCTTCTGCAACACCAAGTGGAAAGTGGATGAACTGTGTACTTCTCTGCAGGCTAGAGGCTATTCTGCCGAAGCACTTCATGGAGACATGAAGCAGCGAGAGCGCGACCGGGTTATGAACAAGTTCAGAAAGGGCCAGGTAGAGCTGCTGATCGCTACAGATGTAGCGGCGAGAGGTATTGACGTCAATAACGTGGAAGCTGTATTCAACTACGACATTCCAAACGATTCCGAATATTATGTGCACCGAATCGGCCGAACTGGCAGAGCGGGAAAGAAGGGTGTATCCTATTCTTTCGTCTTCGGCAGAGACATTTATCGGTTGAAGGACATCGAGCGTTATACCAAGTCTAGAATTATCCAGACTAAACCGCCGACGATTTCCAGCATCGAAACCATGAAATTGCAGGCTGCTACCGAGGAAGTTATGGCAACCCTTCAGGCAGGGGGCTTCTCCAAGTATACGGAGGCCATCGAGCAGATTTTGCAGGAAAGAGATGACATCACGACGTTAGATATTGCGGCTGCTCTGTTCAAGATGAAGTTTAGTGACTTGGATAGTCGTAATTATGAGGAGTCCGAGCTGGACAACGACTTCACCATGAACAAGCGGGATCGGTTTAATAATCTGATTAAGAACAAGGGTGGAGACGGCAGGCAGAAAAACAGAAGTGGATATCGGCCGGACAAGAATCGAAACCGAGACCGGAAGCGGGATGACCGCAGGGGCAAGGACGGCGGCCGAGAAGGAAGCCGAGGCCGGAGCTCCCGGTAA
- a CDS encoding LysR family transcriptional regulator encodes MSIQKYEAFMKTAELGSFKKAAEALGYTQAGVSYMLKTLEEEMGLLLFIRDYGGVQLTAEGQQLLPWVRDVCNSQHRLSNKLSELKSLDSGVIRVAAFTSISIHWLPGMIHAFLKEYPKMEFDLRWSDDSQELEQLVQRGDVDCGFLLLPAPADLLAIPLKREPLLAVMSKDHPLATAPYFPTEELGKHPYIGLKKDFYYETEQVFTRHQVEPNIFITAENDYTVMALVDKGFGFSIFPELSLLSPSFHLIKKQLEFPVYRELAIAIRSYETASTATRSFLTCVQQWVKDFYGEQQGNHLTLR; translated from the coding sequence GTGAGTATACAGAAATACGAAGCCTTTATGAAGACCGCAGAGCTGGGCAGCTTTAAAAAGGCGGCAGAGGCCTTAGGCTACACCCAGGCCGGTGTCAGTTATATGTTGAAAACCCTGGAAGAGGAGATGGGGCTGCTGCTATTCATTCGAGATTATGGCGGGGTGCAGTTGACAGCTGAAGGGCAGCAACTATTGCCTTGGGTTCGGGATGTGTGCAACAGCCAGCATCGGCTGAGCAACAAGCTGAGCGAACTGAAAAGTCTGGATTCCGGTGTCATACGGGTAGCGGCTTTTACCAGTATTTCCATTCACTGGCTTCCGGGCATGATTCATGCCTTTTTAAAGGAATACCCCAAGATGGAATTCGACCTGCGGTGGTCTGACGATTCCCAGGAATTGGAGCAGCTCGTTCAGCGGGGCGATGTAGACTGCGGCTTTCTGCTTTTGCCTGCGCCGGCGGATCTGTTAGCTATTCCGCTGAAAAGAGAGCCTTTGCTGGCGGTAATGTCGAAAGACCATCCGCTGGCAACAGCCCCCTATTTCCCCACAGAAGAGCTGGGAAAACATCCTTATATTGGTTTGAAAAAAGACTTTTATTACGAGACGGAACAGGTTTTTACCCGCCATCAAGTGGAACCTAATATTTTCATTACAGCAGAAAATGATTACACGGTTATGGCGTTGGTGGATAAGGGGTTTGGCTTTAGCATCTTCCCGGAACTGAGTTTGCTCAGCCCTTCTTTTCATTTAATAAAAAAGCAGTTGGAATTTCCTGTATATCGGGAGCTGGCTATTGCTATCCGTTCCTATGAAACGGCCTCTACGGCTACCCGCAGTTTTTTGACTTGTGTGCAGCAGTGGGTAAAAGATTTTTATGGAGAGCAGCAGGGAAATCATTTGACATTGAGGTGA
- a CDS encoding 3-hydroxyacyl-CoA dehydrogenase family protein, whose amino-acid sequence MIEKIAVLGAGTMGHGIAETFAMNGYTVNLYENYEPVRNTVMDTIKDELTFLCENGVLTEEAVGESLSRIHLFADLAEAVGDADYVIEATPEKMELKQELFAELDRLCKAEAILASNTSSLPLMEMAAKLPEERKTRMMVCHWYNPAHLMPIAELSFFGNIEDATYKEVEELYNKAGKQTVKVLKDIPGMVANRIQQAVAREVFALMEDQVASPEDIDKALKFGPAFRYATTGQLEVADMGGLDIWCTVGDNLLSVMDSRKEANPILREKVKAKKLGLKTGEGFFKYPQEEVEHIKNVFNKRLIVQLKASQNYIN is encoded by the coding sequence ATGATAGAAAAAATTGCGGTACTAGGAGCCGGTACCATGGGACACGGAATTGCTGAAACTTTTGCCATGAATGGGTATACCGTCAACCTATATGAGAATTATGAGCCTGTTAGAAATACAGTTATGGATACCATTAAAGATGAATTGACTTTTTTGTGTGAGAATGGGGTCCTAACGGAAGAAGCGGTGGGGGAGAGTTTGAGCCGGATACATCTGTTTGCTGATTTAGCAGAGGCTGTGGGTGATGCGGACTACGTGATTGAGGCCACGCCGGAAAAGATGGAGCTGAAACAGGAACTCTTTGCTGAACTAGATCGGCTGTGCAAGGCTGAAGCTATTTTGGCCAGTAATACATCCAGCCTGCCTTTAATGGAAATGGCGGCTAAACTACCAGAAGAGCGGAAAACACGAATGATGGTTTGTCACTGGTACAATCCTGCTCACCTTATGCCTATTGCAGAGCTTTCTTTCTTTGGCAATATAGAGGATGCCACCTATAAGGAAGTGGAAGAACTTTATAACAAAGCGGGCAAGCAGACGGTGAAGGTGTTGAAAGATATACCTGGTATGGTTGCTAACCGGATTCAGCAGGCTGTAGCACGGGAAGTCTTTGCCCTCATGGAGGATCAGGTAGCTTCGCCAGAAGATATTGACAAGGCCTTAAAATTTGGCCCAGCTTTTCGCTATGCTACGACAGGGCAGCTGGAGGTGGCTGACATGGGGGGCTTAGATATCTGGTGTACAGTAGGTGATAACTTGTTGAGTGTGATGGACAGCAGGAAGGAAGCTAACCCGATTCTTCGCGAAAAGGTTAAAGCAAAAAAGCTGGGGCTAAAAACGGGGGAAGGTTTTTTCAAATACCCTCAAGAAGAAGTGGAGCACATAAAAAATGTCTTTAACAAGAGACTAATCGTACAGCTAAAGGCATCTCAAAATTATATCAATTAA
- a CDS encoding glycosyltransferase family 2 protein, producing MSKEVKAAAQAAHKERKRNRIFILTMILMTIYLVWRTFFTLPFEAGTLNVIAGLLLIVAETVTVLTTFELFIQKMKVGSKQLECPDIPPEYYPDIDVFIATHNESVDLLYKTVNACTFMDYPDKSKVHIFLCDDGNRPEVAELARQFNVGYLGFSGNKHAKSGNLNYAMSQTTSPLIATFDADMIPQHTFLLKTVPYFFLSQFIKEEGKWRLRREDDPEENLNLALVQTPQSFYNPDLFQFNLHAEENIPNEQDFFSREINILRNASNAVAYTGSNTVLLRKAMEDIQGFPLNTITEDFETSIRLQQAGYLTYATNEVQAAGMTTTTIQSMIKQRIRWARGILQSLQNTNAIFSKKLPLSARITYLSSFLYWWSFFNRLVFILSPILFALLDFQIVNTDFWSVLIFWLPSYSCYSISMRYLSSNIRNQRWSQIIDTIFMPYLIWPTLLETFHIRETKFKVTNKDKNASNKWWDSLRYALPHLFLLALSLAAMIRFVHGKYGWALFFSSIIIFWLAYNMVSLFYALFFMLGRQAYRNTERIRAKEAVTIRHINRSYSAQTVDVSETGIAFQVPEPIYLPEKTILSLRVETQKYKADLEATIVYMRSEGTGWRYSATIQPASEEDKRQYMQIVYDRHHSLPEQMNLWNTAYDDMVRNVKKRLARSFSDQRKTPRIPIEYWVTFEDGSSCILRSFNYRFFSGTNFQGKGQAEEELTFYTESHIKVSLKRTGKNTANQEEELFTVENLAELTEQGLVDQLMDDLLNSHSNQTTGQENWQREYPYKGGAQTC from the coding sequence ATGAGCAAGGAAGTAAAAGCAGCGGCACAAGCAGCACATAAAGAAAGAAAACGAAATAGAATTTTTATTCTCACGATGATTCTTATGACTATATACCTGGTATGGCGTACGTTTTTCACCTTGCCTTTTGAAGCAGGAACGTTAAACGTGATTGCTGGTCTTCTTTTGATTGTGGCTGAAACGGTAACGGTACTGACCACTTTTGAACTGTTTATTCAGAAGATGAAGGTCGGAAGCAAACAATTGGAATGTCCAGACATTCCCCCTGAATATTACCCGGATATCGACGTATTTATTGCCACTCATAATGAATCTGTGGACTTGCTGTACAAAACGGTCAACGCTTGTACCTTTATGGATTACCCCGATAAGAGCAAGGTTCACATTTTCCTTTGTGACGATGGAAACCGGCCGGAAGTGGCGGAACTAGCCAGACAGTTCAATGTGGGGTATCTGGGATTTTCCGGCAATAAACACGCTAAGTCCGGAAATCTGAACTATGCCATGAGCCAAACCACATCGCCTTTAATTGCCACGTTTGATGCAGATATGATCCCGCAGCATACCTTTCTCCTAAAGACCGTGCCTTACTTTTTCCTCTCTCAATTCATAAAGGAAGAAGGAAAGTGGCGGCTTCGGCGAGAGGATGACCCGGAAGAGAATCTGAATCTGGCCTTAGTGCAGACACCTCAGAGTTTTTACAATCCGGATTTGTTTCAGTTTAACCTCCATGCAGAAGAGAACATCCCCAATGAACAGGATTTCTTTTCCCGAGAGATAAATATTCTGAGAAATGCCTCCAATGCGGTAGCTTATACGGGCAGTAACACGGTTCTTCTGCGAAAGGCCATGGAAGACATCCAAGGGTTCCCGCTTAACACCATTACTGAGGACTTTGAAACCAGCATTCGCTTGCAGCAGGCAGGATATCTCACCTATGCCACCAACGAGGTTCAGGCAGCGGGGATGACGACTACCACCATTCAGAGTATGATTAAACAGCGAATTCGTTGGGCTAGAGGCATTTTACAAAGTCTGCAAAACACCAATGCCATCTTTTCAAAAAAGCTGCCGCTATCAGCTAGGATTACATATTTAAGCAGCTTTTTATATTGGTGGTCCTTTTTTAATCGCTTGGTGTTCATTTTATCGCCGATTTTATTTGCCTTGTTAGACTTTCAAATTGTCAACACCGATTTTTGGAGCGTACTGATTTTCTGGCTGCCATCGTATTCTTGCTACAGTATATCGATGAGGTATCTGTCCAGCAATATCCGAAATCAACGATGGAGTCAGATTATTGATACTATATTTATGCCTTATTTAATTTGGCCCACTTTGCTGGAGACTTTTCACATTCGTGAAACCAAGTTTAAGGTTACCAATAAAGATAAAAATGCGAGCAATAAATGGTGGGATTCCTTGCGATATGCCTTGCCTCACCTGTTCTTGCTGGCGCTTTCTCTGGCGGCGATGATTCGCTTTGTCCATGGAAAGTACGGCTGGGCATTGTTTTTCAGCAGCATCATCATCTTCTGGCTGGCTTATAATATGGTCTCTCTCTTTTATGCTTTGTTTTTTATGCTGGGACGGCAGGCCTATCGAAATACAGAACGTATTCGGGCCAAAGAGGCGGTAACGATTCGGCATATAAATCGGAGCTATTCGGCTCAGACGGTAGATGTGTCGGAAACCGGCATTGCCTTTCAGGTGCCAGAGCCCATTTACTTGCCGGAGAAGACAATCCTTTCCTTGAGGGTGGAAACCCAAAAATATAAAGCAGATTTGGAAGCTACTATTGTCTATATGAGATCGGAAGGAACAGGTTGGCGGTATTCAGCCACTATCCAACCGGCTTCAGAGGAAGACAAGCGCCAGTATATGCAAATTGTTTACGACCGTCATCATTCTCTGCCGGAACAGATGAATTTGTGGAACACGGCGTATGATGATATGGTCCGCAACGTAAAAAAGAGACTGGCGAGGTCTTTTTCGGATCAGCGAAAGACCCCGAGAATTCCTATTGAATATTGGGTGACTTTTGAAGACGGGTCTAGTTGTATTCTGCGAAGCTTTAATTACCGATTTTTTTCTGGTACCAATTTTCAAGGGAAGGGCCAAGCAGAGGAAGAGCTTACGTTTTATACCGAGAGTCATATTAAGGTGAGTTTGAAACGTACGGGAAAAAATACCGCCAATCAGGAAGAAGAGTTATTTACTGTGGAGAATTTGGCAGAACTGACGGAACAAGGTCTGGTGGACCAGCTTATGGATGACTTATTAAACAGCCATTCCAACCAGACTACGGGACAGGAGAACTGGCAGAGAGAATATCCATACAAAGGAGGAGCGCAAACGTGCTAG